In Kushneria marisflavi, the following are encoded in one genomic region:
- a CDS encoding CDP-glycerol:glycerophosphate glycerophosphotransferase produces MLQKSYSNFIKNKRKRKRGEKLKNYFNSEQVYDEVCKGKKRIAPKGFSVSIIIAMYNSEEDIDVCLTSLVNQTIEFKQCIEVILVDDGSTDSTQKKCEKWVCEYPENIFYYKQSNQGVAGARNFGIDKATKEWLSFIDSDDFVNGKYFEEICALLNKHVENQPDIISCNVLVFKDGKDEISASHPLNYKYREGGMIVNIDHCSSHAVQLFANSCLVKNNVVKNNNIIFPDIKPSFEDGYFINHYMLVSNKLMILSPRSKYFYRKKENSQSLISTSWDKKERYNEQIKGYLSLCKLAMKLQGSVPDRIQKVVAYDLMWHFKHSVGNEKKISFLSDEDKYQYKLLLKEAFKYVNQENIRFIERFNFGLFYEYGIYNFAFSEIDASEINILDVDGQQNVKYRYFTNEKDFKIYPVVLGQKLVPVHEKIKQSNFLGEVFAFEHIAWVNVGDRDYISFEDSNKKVKPVKIGRNPNSKKMDGVFCNQIKRFYRKNKINDKAFEVSKKFYRKASSTFLSQKFDSCWLFMDRDTQADDNAEYFYEFVSKNKQENIWFVLRKNSFDWKRLKEKGFKLIEYGSISHKLALLKCEFLISSHADEYIINVMPQKFYKDILKYKFIFLQHGVIKHDMSSWLNNKNISLFVTSTADEFCSIAGDFNSYNFTKKEVALTGLPRHDCLYKKKKRDDKSRIVIMPTWRKGIVGKTIGLTNERHYNNDFINTEYFCEWNKFFKSEFLKKMAFQDIEVILFMHANIEPYVAEFDTSNVKVLRHGDVDSMQDLFVDSDLMITDYSSVAFEMAFLQKPVIYYQFDRLSVYSGESLYVEGYFNFENHGFGPVLTEQAQLEESVANYLENDFKIDDKYIGRMKKTFPYEKGKACERVYQEIVKRRSQ; encoded by the coding sequence ATGCTGCAAAAAAGTTATAGTAATTTTATTAAAAACAAAAGAAAAAGAAAGAGGGGTGAAAAGTTAAAAAACTATTTTAACAGTGAGCAAGTATATGACGAGGTTTGTAAGGGAAAAAAAAGAATAGCTCCTAAAGGTTTTTCGGTTAGTATTATTATAGCAATGTATAACTCAGAAGAAGATATAGACGTTTGTTTGACATCTTTAGTTAATCAAACCATTGAGTTCAAGCAGTGCATAGAAGTAATACTTGTTGATGATGGGTCCACAGATTCCACTCAAAAGAAATGTGAAAAGTGGGTGTGTGAGTACCCAGAAAATATTTTTTATTATAAGCAGAGTAATCAAGGAGTTGCTGGAGCTAGGAATTTTGGCATTGATAAAGCCACCAAGGAATGGCTAAGTTTTATAGATTCAGATGACTTTGTTAATGGAAAATATTTTGAGGAGATATGCGCCCTTTTAAATAAGCATGTTGAGAATCAACCTGATATTATTTCTTGTAATGTGCTGGTCTTTAAAGATGGAAAGGATGAAATTTCAGCCTCTCATCCATTGAACTATAAATACCGTGAGGGCGGTATGATAGTTAACATAGATCACTGCTCAAGTCATGCAGTTCAACTGTTCGCTAATTCATGCCTTGTAAAAAACAATGTGGTAAAAAATAACAATATAATTTTTCCAGATATAAAGCCTAGTTTTGAAGATGGTTATTTTATCAATCATTATATGTTGGTGAGTAACAAATTAATGATTTTGTCTCCGCGTTCAAAATATTTTTATAGGAAGAAAGAAAATAGTCAGTCATTGATATCCACATCGTGGGATAAGAAAGAGAGGTATAATGAGCAAATAAAAGGTTATTTGAGCCTGTGCAAATTGGCTATGAAGCTTCAGGGAAGCGTTCCTGATCGAATTCAAAAAGTAGTTGCATACGACTTGATGTGGCATTTTAAACATTCGGTTGGAAACGAAAAAAAGATATCTTTTTTGAGTGATGAGGATAAATACCAGTACAAGCTTCTTTTGAAAGAGGCTTTTAAGTATGTAAATCAAGAAAACATAAGGTTTATTGAAAGATTCAATTTTGGTCTGTTTTATGAATATGGGATCTATAATTTTGCGTTTAGCGAGATTGATGCTAGCGAAATAAATATTTTAGATGTTGATGGCCAGCAAAATGTTAAGTATAGATACTTTACTAATGAAAAAGATTTTAAGATTTATCCTGTAGTCTTAGGTCAAAAGTTAGTGCCTGTTCATGAAAAGATAAAACAATCCAACTTCTTGGGAGAGGTTTTCGCTTTCGAACATATTGCCTGGGTTAATGTGGGTGATAGAGATTATATTTCATTTGAGGATTCTAATAAAAAAGTAAAGCCTGTAAAAATTGGAAGAAACCCTAATTCAAAAAAAATGGATGGAGTTTTTTGTAATCAAATAAAAAGATTTTATAGAAAAAATAAAATAAACGATAAAGCTTTTGAAGTTAGCAAGAAGTTTTATAGGAAAGCTTCGTCTACTTTTTTGAGCCAAAAGTTCGATAGCTGCTGGCTATTTATGGATAGAGATACTCAAGCAGATGACAATGCCGAATACTTCTATGAGTTCGTTAGTAAAAATAAGCAAGAAAATATATGGTTTGTTTTAAGAAAAAATTCTTTTGATTGGAAAAGGTTAAAGGAAAAAGGATTCAAGCTAATAGAGTATGGATCGATAAGTCATAAGCTTGCGCTGCTTAAATGTGAATTCCTGATTTCGTCTCATGCCGACGAGTATATTATTAATGTAATGCCGCAAAAATTTTACAAAGATATTTTAAAGTATAAATTCATTTTTTTGCAGCACGGCGTTATTAAGCATGACATGTCTTCATGGCTAAACAATAAAAATATAAGCTTGTTTGTTACTTCTACAGCAGATGAGTTTTGTTCAATAGCAGGTGATTTCAATTCATATAATTTCACAAAAAAAGAAGTTGCTCTTACAGGTTTGCCTAGGCATGATTGCCTTTACAAGAAGAAGAAAAGAGATGATAAGAGTAGAATTGTTATTATGCCCACATGGCGTAAAGGGATTGTTGGTAAAACTATAGGTTTAACTAATGAGCGGCATTATAATAATGATTTTATCAATACTGAGTATTTTTGCGAATGGAACAAATTTTTTAAGTCCGAGTTCCTGAAAAAAATGGCTTTTCAAGATATTGAAGTTATTTTATTTATGCATGCCAATATAGAACCTTATGTCGCTGAGTTTGACACGTCAAATGTCAAAGTTCTGCGTCATGGTGACGTTGACAGTATGCAAGACTTGTTTGTAGATTCAGATTTGATGATTACGGATTATTCCTCCGTAGCATTTGAAATGGCTTTTTTACAAAAACCCGTTATTTATTATCAGTTTGATAGGCTTTCCGTTTATAGTGGGGAAAGTCTATATGTTGAAGGCTATTTTAATTTTGAAAATCATGGCTTTGGTCCTGTTTTAACTGAGCAAGCCCAATTGGAGGAGAGTGTTGCGAACTATCTCGAAAATGATTTCAAAATCGATGATAAATATATAGGCAGGATGAAAAAAACATTTCCATACGAAAAGGGAAAAGCTTGTGAAAGAGTATATCAAGAGATCGTTAAAAGGCGATCGCAATGA
- a CDS encoding glycosyltransferase family 2 protein translates to MIASFENIKISFVFPCRDASSWTEYCTKKLQKLRSSVWEAIFVDDHSDEKNFELLKFQLSQYQTLPVRLEQSPGQGPGPARNTGLRLAKGEYIAFLDVDDEWQLERLIALAENSTSDVVMYNHQRRYADGSIKMNQASGILEAVNGHEINIENIHDRQRLFYNFNVCWNKLCRREFLIGNNLFFHEGIYEDIDWSFLCLSLASTVSVTSDVLYTYVQHDGSVLKQNGIQHLAIIEAYHRAMENSVRMNGRFQEVIKDKSIKHFFAVLQSNARLAPENKKVFLKKISIFVRTWFSASEFFRLPTVPLWKKMVAYFDIYWLWSLTRKAKTLKSALR, encoded by the coding sequence ATGATTGCCAGCTTTGAAAATATAAAGATATCTTTTGTTTTTCCATGCAGGGATGCTTCTTCGTGGACAGAGTATTGTACAAAAAAATTGCAGAAATTAAGGTCTTCCGTATGGGAGGCTATTTTTGTTGATGATCATAGTGACGAAAAAAACTTTGAGTTGCTGAAGTTTCAACTATCTCAATATCAAACTCTGCCGGTGCGCTTGGAGCAGTCACCGGGACAGGGGCCAGGCCCTGCTCGTAATACAGGGCTTCGGTTAGCCAAAGGAGAATATATAGCATTTCTCGACGTTGATGATGAATGGCAGTTAGAGCGCTTGATTGCCCTTGCTGAAAACTCAACATCTGATGTGGTGATGTATAACCATCAGCGTCGTTATGCCGATGGGTCTATCAAGATGAATCAGGCTTCGGGCATTCTGGAAGCTGTTAATGGCCATGAAATCAACATTGAAAATATCCATGACCGACAGCGTCTTTTTTATAATTTCAATGTTTGCTGGAATAAGCTGTGTCGGCGAGAATTTTTGATAGGAAACAACCTTTTTTTTCATGAAGGTATTTATGAGGATATTGACTGGTCTTTTCTGTGTCTTTCGCTTGCTTCAACGGTTTCCGTAACGAGTGATGTGCTTTACACCTATGTGCAGCACGATGGCTCAGTGCTAAAACAAAATGGTATACAGCATCTTGCAATAATAGAAGCTTATCATCGAGCTATGGAAAACTCGGTCCGCATGAATGGCCGCTTTCAGGAAGTAATCAAGGATAAGTCAATAAAGCATTTCTTCGCGGTTTTGCAGTCAAATGCTCGTTTAGCCCCAGAAAATAAAAAAGTATTTTTGAAAAAAATATCCATTTTTGTTCGCACTTGGTTTTCAGCGTCTGAGTTTTTCAGGTTGCCTACAGTTCCTTTATGGAAAAAGATGGTGGCCTATTTTGATATTTATTGGTTGTGGTCGTTAACTAGAAAAGCTAAAACCCTTAAATCAGCATTAAGGTGA
- a CDS encoding adenylyltransferase/cytidyltransferase family protein, whose translation MKTIITYGTFDMFHIGHLNLLETLASMGGRVIVGVSTDEFNEKKGKKVLIPYEQRARIVKNIKFVDEVIPEFSWEQKRDDVVKYGVDIFAIGEDWKGEFDFLSNLCEVKYLPRTRDISTTELKKSLKNFLSIPQEDLIRAFEVIELLRRDLE comes from the coding sequence ATGAAAACCATAATTACCTATGGCACCTTTGATATGTTTCATATCGGCCATCTTAATCTGCTTGAAACGCTTGCCTCTATGGGCGGGCGCGTTATTGTCGGTGTGTCTACCGATGAATTTAATGAGAAAAAGGGTAAAAAAGTCCTTATTCCTTATGAGCAAAGAGCCAGAATTGTCAAAAATATAAAGTTCGTTGATGAAGTCATTCCGGAGTTCTCTTGGGAACAAAAGCGTGATGATGTGGTCAAGTATGGGGTAGATATTTTTGCTATCGGTGAAGATTGGAAAGGTGAGTTCGATTTTTTATCTAATCTTTGTGAAGTTAAATATTTGCCCAGAACCAGAGATATATCAACAACCGAGCTGAAGAAGTCGCTCAAGAATTTTTTATCGATTCCGCAGGAAGATTTAATCAGGGCGTTCGAGGTGATAGAATTGCTTAGAAGGGACCTTGAGTAA
- a CDS encoding undecaprenyl-phosphate glucose phosphotransferase, with amino-acid sequence MMVTCCLKIDGATCPDMKNISGFSVYSSLVARLADASCIIAAGFVAYYFRFGHEPELIERYQWMMLSGTLLGSIIFSACGIYKSWRGAVHVVLVKLFSRAFLILVAIIAAYLFFTQTGERFSRLWLGYWLILSFCFCVGLRTVAYPVLNRLRKRGKNRKKVMLIGNKKSCMPAVARLKRLPSAGFDVVAVRTLSSEQCISFRDIDCDTFDPQRDVKMVVDEIWVCLPLSHGQQVENVLNVFKSTFANVRYMPDMREFLLINHDVSTVAGMYLLDMSCSPMNGNARVVKEIEDKLLGLLIFILTLPVMLIVPILIKLTSKGPVFYKQKRMGWNGKSFNMLKFRTMPINNEKEGVTWGNASRKKTTPVGRFLRKTSIDEFPQIFNVLKGDMSLVGPRPERVQFVERFKHEIPGYMQKHMVKAGMTGWAQVHGWRGDTSLEKRIEMDLWYIENWSFWLDMKIFYLTVLHGFINRNAG; translated from the coding sequence GTGATGGTCACCTGCTGTTTGAAGATTGATGGTGCTACCTGTCCAGATATGAAAAACATTTCGGGGTTTTCGGTTTATTCGAGTCTGGTCGCAAGGCTGGCAGATGCTTCCTGTATCATTGCTGCCGGCTTTGTGGCCTATTATTTCAGGTTTGGCCACGAGCCTGAGCTCATCGAGAGATACCAATGGATGATGCTGTCGGGCACGCTGCTCGGCAGTATCATTTTTTCTGCCTGTGGCATCTACAAGTCATGGCGCGGGGCAGTGCATGTGGTTCTGGTCAAGCTATTCAGCCGCGCCTTCCTGATTCTGGTGGCCATCATTGCTGCCTATCTGTTCTTCACGCAGACAGGTGAGCGGTTCTCACGCTTGTGGTTGGGGTATTGGTTAATCCTTTCCTTTTGCTTTTGCGTGGGTCTGCGCACGGTGGCCTATCCGGTTCTCAATCGCCTACGCAAGCGGGGTAAAAACCGCAAGAAAGTCATGTTGATTGGCAATAAAAAATCATGCATGCCTGCCGTGGCGAGATTGAAAAGGTTACCGTCGGCTGGTTTTGATGTAGTAGCGGTCAGGACCCTCTCATCAGAACAGTGTATTTCCTTTCGTGATATCGACTGTGACACCTTTGATCCTCAAAGAGATGTCAAAATGGTTGTGGATGAGATATGGGTCTGCTTACCACTCAGCCATGGACAGCAGGTTGAAAACGTTCTGAATGTTTTTAAATCAACGTTTGCCAATGTTCGTTACATGCCGGATATGCGCGAGTTTTTGTTGATCAACCATGATGTATCGACCGTAGCAGGCATGTATTTACTCGATATGTCATGTAGTCCCATGAATGGCAATGCCAGAGTCGTAAAGGAAATTGAAGACAAACTGCTGGGTTTGCTGATATTCATACTGACCTTGCCTGTCATGTTGATAGTGCCCATTTTGATAAAGTTGACCTCAAAGGGACCTGTTTTTTACAAACAAAAAAGAATGGGGTGGAATGGTAAGTCTTTTAATATGCTTAAATTCCGGACCATGCCTATCAATAATGAAAAAGAGGGGGTTACTTGGGGCAACGCCAGTCGAAAAAAGACAACGCCTGTCGGCAGGTTTTTGAGAAAAACCAGCATCGATGAATTTCCGCAGATTTTTAATGTACTCAAGGGCGATATGTCGCTGGTCGGTCCGCGGCCGGAACGGGTTCAGTTTGTTGAAAGGTTCAAACATGAAATACCGGGCTACATGCAAAAGCATATGGTCAAGGCCGGTATGACCGGTTGGGCGCAGGTACATGGCTGGCGCGGTGACACTTCGCTTGAAAAGCGCATTGAGATGGACCTCTGGTATATCGAAAACTGGTCTTTCTGGTTGGACATGAAGATCTTTTATCTCACCGTGTTACACGGTTTCATCAATCGCAACGCAGGCTGA
- a CDS encoding mannose-1-phosphate guanylyltransferase/mannose-6-phosphate isomerase, which translates to MPNALSNASDPLIPVVLSGGSGTRLWPVSRRDYPKQFLPLMDAEHSLLQQTLQRLEGMAEVGAPILVCNEVHRFLVAEQLRQIDMAHGGILLEPAGRNTAPAIALAAFQALNTHEDALLLVMPADHVIGDVQVFHQALERGRAMAEQGRLVTFGITPTSPHTGYGYIRAGTPMGEGFTVDAFVEKPNSTTAQTYLSKGKYYWNSGMFMFRAQTYLAALEQHAPEILEAVTRAWQTCTRDLDFTRVDHSAFEQSPDISIDYAVMEHTDQAVVLPLASPWSDIGAWDAVFEARGDERDAQGNVSTGDVLLHDTTDSLVMSQSRLVATLGLANIVAIETEDAILLADRSRMQDLRHVVARLERDGRTESRAHCRVHRPWGWYRTMVRELGFQVKEIMVTPGAALSLQMHHHRAEHWVVVQGTAKVTRADRDDPAMTSLRSMLVTEDESIYLPLGTVHRLENPGKVPLKLIEVQTGRYLDEDDIVRFEDVYNRVE; encoded by the coding sequence ATGCCAAACGCTCTCTCCAACGCCTCTGATCCGCTGATCCCCGTTGTGCTTTCCGGTGGGTCAGGCACCCGGCTCTGGCCGGTTTCCCGTCGCGATTATCCCAAACAGTTTTTACCCCTGATGGATGCCGAGCACTCTCTGCTGCAGCAGACCCTCCAGCGCCTTGAAGGGATGGCGGAGGTTGGTGCGCCCATTTTGGTCTGCAACGAGGTGCACCGTTTTCTGGTCGCCGAGCAGTTGCGCCAGATCGATATGGCGCATGGGGGAATCCTGCTTGAGCCTGCCGGGCGCAATACGGCGCCTGCCATCGCGCTGGCCGCGTTTCAGGCGCTGAACACCCATGAAGATGCGCTGCTACTGGTGATGCCGGCCGATCACGTCATCGGGGATGTTCAGGTCTTTCATCAGGCGCTTGAAAGGGGGCGAGCAATGGCGGAGCAGGGAAGGCTGGTCACCTTCGGCATTACGCCGACATCCCCCCATACCGGCTACGGCTATATTCGCGCCGGTACGCCGATGGGTGAGGGCTTCACCGTTGATGCCTTCGTTGAAAAGCCGAACAGCACAACGGCGCAGACTTATCTCTCGAAAGGGAAATATTACTGGAACAGCGGCATGTTCATGTTCCGCGCACAAACGTATCTGGCAGCGCTTGAGCAGCACGCGCCAGAGATTTTGGAGGCCGTGACACGAGCCTGGCAGACATGTACACGCGATCTGGACTTTACCCGGGTCGATCATTCGGCCTTCGAGCAAAGCCCGGATATTTCAATCGACTACGCCGTGATGGAGCATACAGATCAGGCAGTGGTGCTGCCGCTGGCAAGCCCCTGGAGCGATATCGGCGCCTGGGATGCGGTCTTTGAGGCACGTGGCGATGAGCGCGATGCGCAAGGCAATGTCTCGACCGGCGATGTGCTGCTGCACGACACCACGGACAGCCTGGTCATGAGCCAGTCACGGCTGGTCGCGACGCTTGGGCTTGCCAATATCGTGGCCATCGAGACCGAGGATGCCATTTTGCTGGCCGATCGCAGCCGCATGCAGGACCTCAGGCATGTGGTGGCAAGGCTTGAACGTGACGGGCGTACAGAAAGTCGTGCCCATTGCCGGGTTCATCGGCCCTGGGGCTGGTATCGCACGATGGTTCGAGAGCTTGGCTTTCAGGTCAAGGAGATCATGGTGACGCCGGGCGCGGCCCTGTCACTGCAGATGCATCATCACCGCGCCGAGCACTGGGTCGTGGTGCAGGGGACGGCGAAAGTGACCCGGGCCGATCGCGATGACCCGGCGATGACCTCACTGCGCTCGATGCTGGTGACCGAGGATGAGTCCATATATCTGCCGCTGGGCACAGTGCATCGTCTGGAAAACCCGGGCAAAGTGCCGCTCAAGCTGATCGAGGTACAGACCGGGCGCTATCTCGATGAAGATGACATCGTGCGCTTTGAAGATGTCTATAACCGGGTTGAGTGA
- the mqo gene encoding malate dehydrogenase (quinone): MNLCMVSSYTLASENSAGTSDDDTVDVVMVGGGIMSAVLGTYLEELQPDWKVNLYERLDHVAEESSNGWNNAGTGHSAFCEMNYTPQLEDGSVDVSRPPKITEAFEITRQFLSYQILNGVMHDPSSFINNTPHVSFVWGDDNVDFLHKRYEGMKQNAFYDAMEYTEDPDVLRQWVPAMMAGRDSSQHVAATYMKPGTDANWGEVTRQLIAALDQNHENFTLSTGSEVRGLDRNDDGTWKVTIADLDNGGREHSVNARRVFIGAGGAALPLLQESGIPEAEQYAGFPVGGQFLVTSNPEVVARHDVKAYGLAAEGSPPMSVPHLDRRMLDGQPRLLFGPFATFSTRFLKEGSWTDLFGSLTMHNTVPMMQVGMDNFNLVQYLVGQVVQSEDDRFEALKAYFPEAKRDDWELITAGQRVQIIKDKDDKGGVLQFGTEVVASEDGTMSALLGASPGASTSPTIMLGLMEKIFPQELASEEWKAKLNRIIPSYGQTLNGNPEMINAVRAYTSSVLELDDTQPRGDNAQRVEAFRQRALGQETGQTQAHSQESDSTDHV; the protein is encoded by the coding sequence ATGAATTTATGTATGGTCTCAAGCTACACGCTGGCCTCCGAGAACAGTGCCGGGACCAGTGATGACGACACCGTCGATGTTGTCATGGTCGGTGGTGGCATCATGAGCGCCGTACTGGGCACTTATCTGGAAGAGCTCCAGCCTGACTGGAAGGTCAATCTCTACGAGCGCCTGGACCATGTGGCCGAAGAAAGCTCCAACGGCTGGAACAATGCCGGCACCGGCCACTCCGCCTTTTGCGAGATGAACTACACCCCACAGCTCGAAGATGGCAGTGTGGACGTTTCACGTCCGCCAAAAATTACCGAAGCCTTTGAAATTACTCGCCAGTTTTTGTCCTATCAGATTCTCAATGGCGTCATGCATGACCCCTCCTCCTTTATCAACAACACCCCACATGTCAGCTTCGTATGGGGTGACGACAACGTTGATTTTCTGCACAAGCGCTATGAAGGCATGAAGCAGAACGCCTTCTATGACGCCATGGAATACACCGAAGACCCGGACGTTCTGCGTCAATGGGTACCGGCCATGATGGCCGGACGTGACAGCTCCCAGCACGTGGCTGCCACCTACATGAAGCCCGGTACGGATGCCAACTGGGGTGAAGTTACTCGTCAGTTGATCGCTGCACTGGACCAGAATCACGAAAACTTCACCCTGAGCACCGGCAGTGAAGTTCGCGGTCTGGATCGCAACGATGATGGCACCTGGAAGGTCACCATCGCCGATCTCGACAACGGCGGCCGTGAACATAGCGTGAACGCTCGTCGCGTCTTCATTGGCGCCGGCGGTGCGGCCCTGCCGTTGCTGCAGGAGTCGGGCATCCCCGAAGCCGAGCAGTACGCCGGCTTCCCGGTAGGCGGACAGTTTTTGGTGACCAGCAATCCCGAGGTCGTCGCACGCCATGACGTCAAGGCGTACGGTCTGGCCGCGGAAGGCTCGCCCCCAATGTCAGTACCGCACCTGGATCGTCGCATGCTCGATGGCCAGCCGCGTCTGCTGTTCGGCCCCTTCGCCACCTTCTCGACCAGATTCCTGAAGGAAGGCTCGTGGACGGATCTGTTCGGCTCGCTGACGATGCACAACACCGTGCCCATGATGCAGGTCGGAATGGATAACTTTAATCTGGTGCAGTATCTGGTCGGCCAGGTCGTTCAATCCGAAGATGATCGTTTTGAAGCCCTCAAGGCCTACTTCCCCGAAGCCAAGCGCGATGACTGGGAACTGATCACCGCCGGCCAGCGCGTTCAGATTATCAAGGACAAGGACGACAAGGGCGGCGTACTGCAGTTCGGTACCGAAGTCGTGGCCTCAGAAGACGGCACCATGTCGGCCCTGCTGGGCGCCTCACCGGGTGCTTCCACATCGCCGACCATCATGCTGGGGCTGATGGAAAAGATCTTCCCACAGGAGCTGGCCTCCGAAGAATGGAAAGCAAAGCTTAATCGCATCATTCCGTCCTACGGGCAGACGCTCAACGGCAACCCCGAGATGATCAACGCGGTGCGCGCCTACACCAGCAGCGTGCTCGAGCTTGATGACACCCAGCCCAGAGGCGACAACGCCCAGCGCGTTGAAGCGTTCCGTCAGCGGGCGCTGGGGCAGGAAACCGGGCAGACGCAGGCTCATTCGCAAGAGAGCGATTCGACAGACCACGTCTGA
- a CDS encoding mannosyl-3-phosphoglycerate phosphatase-related protein, which produces MTSTPQQPLLVFTDLDGSLLDHATYDYTPAMTWLERLREGAVPVIINTSKTAAEVMVLHQALGLDAPFIAENGASIHLPASWCLNETPDERGWADIVLGESYRRIRDVLEAIRATEGFQFRGFGDFSIDEVAEHTGLDIHDAELAHLREASEPLIWEDTEEALERFRLLLIGAGLSLTQGGRFYHVLGDNSGKGRAMAWLVDRYHLLKGQRPLTVGLGDGPNDIPMLESVDRAVLIRGEHDTPIRIVETVQLYTTTQKGPAGWSEGLDHWLG; this is translated from the coding sequence ATGACATCAACGCCACAACAGCCGCTACTGGTGTTTACGGATCTGGATGGCTCCTTGCTGGACCATGCCACCTATGACTATACGCCGGCCATGACCTGGCTTGAGCGTCTTAGAGAAGGGGCGGTGCCGGTGATCATCAATACCAGCAAGACCGCGGCAGAGGTCATGGTACTGCATCAGGCGTTAGGGCTTGATGCGCCCTTTATTGCCGAGAACGGAGCCTCGATTCATCTGCCGGCTTCCTGGTGTCTGAATGAAACGCCTGATGAGCGCGGCTGGGCCGATATTGTGCTTGGCGAATCCTACCGCCGGATTCGCGATGTTCTGGAGGCGATCAGGGCCACCGAAGGCTTCCAGTTCAGAGGTTTTGGCGATTTCAGTATTGATGAGGTGGCCGAGCATACCGGGCTTGATATCCACGATGCCGAGCTTGCCCATCTGCGGGAAGCCTCAGAACCCCTGATCTGGGAAGACACGGAGGAGGCGCTCGAGCGCTTTCGCCTGTTGTTGATTGGTGCCGGCCTGAGCCTGACCCAGGGGGGGCGTTTCTATCACGTGCTGGGGGATAACAGTGGCAAGGGGCGCGCGATGGCCTGGCTGGTGGATCGCTATCACCTGCTCAAGGGGCAGCGTCCTCTGACCGTGGGTCTGGGAGATGGCCCCAACGATATACCGATGCTGGAAAGCGTCGACCGGGCGGTGCTGATTCGCGGTGAGCATGACACCCCGATCCGTATCGTCGAGACTGTCCAACTTTATACAACAACACAAAAGGGCCCGGCAGGATGGTCGGAAGGTCTTGATCACTGGCTGGGCTGA
- a CDS encoding glycosyltransferase family protein, with protein sequence MSDFYQNGIITNFHNLTRRPLEALESDLLGFSKRRPMGLILPSLYSELEGPALTRIIDHLSKVEYLSEIIIGLDRANRDQFLHAREFFSRLPQRHRILWNDGPRLRALDDELAAESLSPQAPGKGRNVWFCSGYAIASNRTEAIALHDCDITTYDRSMLARLLYPVANPHFNYEFCKGYYARIADGKLNGRVGRLMVTPLLRALKRIHGPLDYLNYLDSYRYPLSGEFAMRADVLNDIRIPSDWGLEIGVLSEVHRNYSTKRLCQVDIADNYDHKHQPLSPEDASTGLYRMSTDIAKALYRKLATLGVTMNEAHFRTLKATYYRTALDIIENYYHDAMMNGLKVDRHSEEQAVELFAQSIMEAGVAFLESPRDKPFIPSWSRVQSAFPDMLERMYDAVEADNQGDV encoded by the coding sequence ATGAGCGATTTTTATCAAAACGGCATCATTACCAACTTCCATAATCTCACGCGACGCCCGCTGGAAGCTCTGGAAAGTGACCTGCTGGGGTTTTCAAAACGCCGTCCGATGGGGCTGATTCTGCCCTCGCTCTATTCCGAGCTCGAAGGTCCGGCGCTGACGCGCATCATCGATCATCTCTCAAAGGTCGAGTACCTGAGTGAAATCATCATCGGGCTGGACCGCGCCAATCGGGACCAGTTTCTCCATGCCAGGGAGTTCTTTTCCCGTCTGCCGCAGCGTCATCGCATTCTCTGGAATGATGGCCCGCGCCTGAGAGCGCTGGATGACGAGCTGGCGGCCGAGTCGCTTTCGCCGCAGGCACCGGGCAAGGGGCGCAATGTCTGGTTCTGCTCGGGGTATGCGATTGCCTCCAATCGTACCGAAGCGATTGCACTGCATGATTGTGATATCACTACCTATGACCGCTCGATGCTGGCACGCCTGCTCTATCCGGTCGCCAATCCTCATTTTAATTACGAATTCTGCAAGGGGTATTACGCCCGCATCGCCGATGGCAAGCTCAATGGCCGCGTCGGCCGGCTGATGGTGACGCCGCTGTTGAGGGCGCTGAAGCGAATTCACGGCCCGCTGGATTACCTGAACTATCTCGACAGCTATCGCTATCCGCTGTCGGGCGAATTCGCCATGCGTGCCGACGTATTAAACGATATCCGCATTCCCAGCGACTGGGGGCTCGAGATCGGGGTGCTCTCCGAGGTGCATCGTAACTACTCGACCAAGCGGCTGTGTCAGGTTGATATTGCCGACAACTACGATCACAAGCATCAGCCGCTCTCCCCGGAGGACGCCTCCACCGGGCTCTATCGCATGAGCACCGACATTGCCAAGGCCCTCTATCGCAAGCTGGCAACGCTTGGCGTGACCATGAACGAAGCACATTTTCGCACGCTCAAGGCGACCTACTACCGCACGGCGCTCGATATCATCGAAAACTATTATCACGATGCGATGATGAACGGTCTCAAGGTGGATCGTCACAGTGAGGAGCAGGCCGTAGAGCTTTTCGCCCAGAGCATCATGGAAGCCGGTGTGGCCTTTCTCGAAAGCCCCCGGGACAAGCCCTTTATTCCCAGCTGGAGCCGAGTACAGTCGGCCTTTCCCGACATGCTTGAGCGCATGTATGACGCGGTGGAGGCGGATAACCAGGGTGATGTCTAG